Within the Ensifer canadensis genome, the region ACTGGCAACCGCATCTTCAAGCAGCGCAACGTCGACATCGGCGTCGTCAAGCTGGAAGACGCCTGGGCCTGGGGTTTCTCGGGCGTGATGGTTCGCGGTTCCGGCGCTGCCTGGGACCTGCGCCGTTCGCAGCCCTACGAATGCTATTCGGACATGGATTTCGACATTCCGATCGGCAAGAACGGTGACTGCTTCGATCGTTACCTCATCCGCATGATCGAAATGCGCGAGTCGGCCAAGATCATGCGTCAGTGCGTGAACCGTCTGCTCGGCGATGCCAAGATTGGCCCGGTCTCGTCGATGGACGGTAAGATCGTTCCGCCAAAACGTGGTGAGATGAAGCGCTCGATGGAAGCGCTGATCCACCACTTCAAGCTCTACACCGAAGGCTACCACGTGCCGGCCGGCGAGGTTTATACAGCCGTTGAAGCGCCCAAGGGCGAATTCGGCGTCTATCTCGTCTCCGACGGTAGCAACAAGCCCTATCGCTGCAAGATCCGTGCCCCGGGCTACGCGCATCTGCAGGCGATGGACTTCCTCTGTCGCGGACACCAGCTTGCCGACGTGTCAGCCGTGCTGGGCTCCCTCGATATCGTGTTCGGTGAGGTGGATCGCTGATGCGTTTCGCGCCCCTGGCAATGGCAGGATTTCTTATGCTTGCGACGGCGGCATCCGCACAGGATTCCGTCAACAGCGAAGCGTCTGCCGCGATGCGTGGGGGCTCGATGGCCGATCTCGTGGCCAAGGGCTACGAGATCAAGGCGGCCGTGGCCAACGGCACGCGCTACATCGTATTTTTACAAAAAGACCAGTCAGCCTATGCCTGCGAATTCGTTTCGGTGACGAAATCGCGGTGTGGGTCGATTAACTGATAAGGTGTCGTGAAGAATGTCTGTTCGTCGACTAGCCGAAGACAATGTTCAGCCGGCCGCATTCGCGTTCAATCGCGAAAACGCCGCTTGGGCAAAGAAGACAATCCAGAAGTATCCGAAAGGCCGTGAGCAGTCCGCGGTCATTCCGTTGTTGATGCGGGCGCAGGAGCAGGACGGCTGGGTAACGAAGGCCGCGATCGAATCGATCGCTGACATGCTCGGCATGGCCTATATCCGCGTGCTCGAAGTTGCGACCTTCTATACCCAGTTCCAGCTGAAGCCGGTCGGAACGCGCGCTCACGTGCAGGTCTGCGGCACGACGCCGTGTATGCTGCGTGGCGCCGAAGACCTGATCCGGGTCTGCAAGAGCAAGATCGCCCACGATCCTTTCACCCTCAACGAGAGCGGCACGCTTTCCTGGGAAGAAGTGGAATGTCAGGGCGCCTGTGTGAATGCGCCGATGGTCATGATCTTCAAGGACACCTATGAAGACCTGACGCCCGAGCAGCTCGAGCAGATCATCGACCGCTTCGATGCAGGCAAGGGTGCCGAAGTCGCCACCGGTCCGCAGATCGATCGTGTCTTCTCGGCGCCGGAAGGTGGCCCGACCACGCTCATGACGCCGGACGCGCCGGCCAGGAAGGCTCCCGCGAGCGCGAAGAAGGTCAGCGATGCGCCTGTTGTCAGCGTTCCGCCATCGAACGCTGCACGGGCAAAGACCGCTGCCAGCGAAACCAACGCCGCCGTGAAGACGCCGGCGACGGCGAAGAAGGAAGCGGCGGCAAACGCCAAGGTCGAGGGCGACACCGCCGACAAGTCGAAGCCCGCCAGGGCGGCCGACGTTTCCGGCAAGCCGTCGCTTGAAGACAAGAACCGCCCGGCAGGCATCGCTAGGCCGGCGGCTGTCGACGACCTCAAGCTGATCTCCGGCGTTGGCCCGAAGATCGAAGGCACGCTGCACGAACTCGGCATCTACACGTTCGCGCAAGTCGCGTCGTGGAAGAAGGCCGAGCGCGAATGGGTCGACAGCTATCTCAATTTCAAGGGCCGGATCGAACGTGACGATTGGGT harbors:
- a CDS encoding NADH-quinone oxidoreductase subunit E, with amino-acid sequence MSVRRLAEDNVQPAAFAFNRENAAWAKKTIQKYPKGREQSAVIPLLMRAQEQDGWVTKAAIESIADMLGMAYIRVLEVATFYTQFQLKPVGTRAHVQVCGTTPCMLRGAEDLIRVCKSKIAHDPFTLNESGTLSWEEVECQGACVNAPMVMIFKDTYEDLTPEQLEQIIDRFDAGKGAEVATGPQIDRVFSAPEGGPTTLMTPDAPARKAPASAKKVSDAPVVSVPPSNAARAKTAASETNAAVKTPATAKKEAAANAKVEGDTADKSKPARAADVSGKPSLEDKNRPAGIARPAAVDDLKLISGVGPKIEGTLHELGIYTFAQVASWKKAEREWVDSYLNFKGRIERDDWVKQAKALAKGGEAEYIRVFGKKPR
- a CDS encoding NADH-quinone oxidoreductase subunit D, translated to MTEHNVRNFNINFGPQHPAAHGVLRLVLELDGEIVERVDPHIGLLHRGTEKLIETKTYLQAIPYFDRLDYVAPMNQEHAFALAVEKLTGTEVPIRGQLIRVLYSEIGRILSHLLNVTTQAMDVGALTPPLWGFEEREKLMVFYERACGARMHSAYFRPGGVHQDLPHELVEDIGKWIDPFLKTVDDIDELLTGNRIFKQRNVDIGVVKLEDAWAWGFSGVMVRGSGAAWDLRRSQPYECYSDMDFDIPIGKNGDCFDRYLIRMIEMRESAKIMRQCVNRLLGDAKIGPVSSMDGKIVPPKRGEMKRSMEALIHHFKLYTEGYHVPAGEVYTAVEAPKGEFGVYLVSDGSNKPYRCKIRAPGYAHLQAMDFLCRGHQLADVSAVLGSLDIVFGEVDR